The Planktothrix tepida PCC 9214 genome window below encodes:
- a CDS encoding DNA methyltransferase, with product MLSTVKQRPEYTFKHNQNLGRHGWLRLTPAYGVKLVEKLLTSVEPDAMILDPFSGTGTTGLVAAEQGKQAILFDINPFLVWLGTAKCRNYSKAEITDIRNRIKLAFKDYKALINQDNWIPAIFNIERWWSRHTLKLLTALRTALVNYFGEPENNHYSLVWIAFCRLIIETSSASFNHVSMSFQETVNQFDIEYTEDLFLTILEFILKTAETNISGMITIIETDSKTLIGLDHIKADQVITSPPYPNRMSYIRELRPYMYWTKFITEAKEAGEIDWLTIGGTWGIATSRLNSWQIEEKNLPKELFITVDKINKSGGKNADLMAIYVLKYFHDIHLHLSSLRSILKDQANLYYIIGNSNFFNNTVDTALILSESLKILGYKQINYEIIRKRNCHKALYEYCVSASRTESKT from the coding sequence ATGTTATCAACTGTAAAACAAAGACCGGAATATACCTTTAAACATAATCAGAATTTAGGACGACACGGATGGTTACGTCTGACTCCTGCCTATGGTGTTAAATTAGTTGAAAAGCTTTTAACTTCTGTTGAACCAGACGCAATGATTCTTGATCCCTTTTCCGGTACAGGAACGACAGGACTTGTAGCGGCAGAACAGGGAAAACAGGCAATTTTATTTGATATTAATCCGTTTTTAGTTTGGTTAGGAACTGCCAAATGTAGAAACTATTCTAAGGCTGAAATAACAGATATCAGGAACAGAATAAAACTTGCTTTTAAGGATTATAAAGCTTTAATTAATCAAGACAATTGGATACCCGCTATATTTAATATTGAAAGATGGTGGTCTAGGCATACCCTAAAATTACTGACAGCTTTGCGAACCGCTTTAGTCAATTATTTTGGTGAACCCGAAAATAATCATTATAGTTTAGTGTGGATTGCTTTTTGCCGTCTGATTATCGAAACTTCTTCCGCCTCGTTTAACCATGTTTCTATGTCATTTCAGGAAACAGTTAACCAGTTTGATATAGAATATACTGAAGACTTATTTCTGACTATTCTTGAGTTTATTTTAAAAACAGCAGAAACCAATATTTCAGGGATGATAACTATTATTGAGACAGATTCTAAAACTCTAATCGGATTAGATCATATTAAAGCTGATCAAGTGATTACTTCACCACCTTATCCTAATCGCATGAGTTATATTCGTGAACTGCGTCCTTATATGTATTGGACTAAGTTTATAACTGAAGCAAAAGAAGCTGGTGAAATTGACTGGTTAACAATTGGGGGAACTTGGGGAATTGCTACCAGTCGTTTAAATTCTTGGCAAATCGAAGAAAAAAATTTACCTAAAGAACTATTTATAACTGTAGATAAAATCAACAAATCTGGGGGTAAAAATGCTGATTTAATGGCTATTTATGTGTTAAAATATTTTCATGATATTCATCTTCATTTATCTTCACTGAGGTCTATTCTTAAAGATCAAGCAAATTTATATTATATTATTGGTAATTCAAATTTTTTTAACAATACTGTTGATACAGCATTAATTTTATCTGAGTCTCTGAAAATTTTAGGTTATAAACAGATCAATTATGAAATTATCAGAAAACGAAATTGTCATAAAGCATTATATGAATATTGTGTTTCTGCAAGTCGAACCGAAAGTAAGACATAA
- a CDS encoding D-alanyl-lipoteichoic acid biosynthesis protein DltD encodes MSLLSILNLLMRSKGKHSLMIATVPFIILTVGCSSLKQSSQPPASSETAIAASIIPNSPKLDANKILVGQENLSNQTLSKSQTCIEENHLDESMKFALQAANLAQTAKSKSEWDEVARLWLQAVAWMQAVPANSPKRVFAEKKVIEYMRNLAYSQQQAARSGSVAQFPSFDSEPLDQQLQLYLSYLSTVGRPDILIVGSSRALQGVDPAQMQQALAKKGYQNLRIFNFGVNGATAQVVDYILREVLTPEQLPKLIIWADGVRAFNSGRIDRTYEAIMASQAHQKIAAGIRPQLAKAEPNSKTKCYQLPNSCKLKDNPKFQFETSSFIQDYDSSLAAISNDNTLSSYQNLFYRPSEFNVSATLVSLDAIEANGFLPLSIRFNPKTYYQQKPYVSGAYDGDYRAFNLGGEQARAFDSVVAFVRSNNIQLVFVNLPLTDDYLDGTRWSAEVEFQEQMQQLSQEYGFIFIDLSEKALTQYNYFADPSHLNRYGASIVAQTIVANPSIPWPRARS; translated from the coding sequence ATGAGTCTATTGTCTATATTAAACTTGTTGATGCGATCAAAAGGTAAACATAGCTTAATGATCGCTACAGTTCCCTTTATTATCTTAACGGTTGGGTGTTCATCATTGAAACAATCTTCTCAACCTCCTGCTTCTTCTGAGACTGCGATCGCAGCTTCTATTATTCCCAATTCTCCGAAATTAGATGCCAACAAAATATTAGTGGGACAGGAAAATTTATCGAATCAAACTCTTTCTAAATCTCAAACTTGTATTGAAGAAAATCATTTAGATGAATCGATGAAATTTGCTTTGCAAGCTGCTAATTTAGCCCAAACCGCTAAATCTAAATCAGAATGGGATGAAGTCGCCCGGTTATGGTTACAAGCGGTGGCGTGGATGCAAGCGGTTCCTGCTAATAGTCCTAAACGAGTATTTGCTGAGAAAAAAGTGATTGAATATATGCGAAATTTAGCTTATTCTCAACAGCAAGCCGCACGTTCGGGTTCCGTTGCTCAGTTTCCCAGTTTTGATAGTGAACCGTTAGATCAACAATTACAATTATATTTATCTTATTTGAGTACCGTTGGTAGACCTGATATTTTAATTGTGGGCAGTTCTCGCGCCTTACAAGGGGTTGATCCGGCACAAATGCAGCAAGCGTTAGCTAAAAAAGGATATCAAAATTTAAGGATTTTTAACTTTGGAGTTAATGGTGCAACGGCGCAAGTTGTCGATTATATTTTAAGAGAAGTTTTAACCCCAGAACAACTCCCTAAATTAATTATTTGGGCGGATGGAGTGAGGGCGTTTAATAGTGGTCGAATTGATCGCACCTATGAGGCAATTATGGCTTCACAAGCCCATCAAAAAATAGCGGCTGGAATTCGTCCCCAATTAGCTAAAGCTGAACCAAATTCTAAAACCAAATGTTATCAATTACCAAACTCTTGTAAACTGAAAGACAACCCTAAATTTCAGTTTGAAACTTCTAGTTTTATTCAAGATTATGATTCTAGTTTAGCTGCAATTTCTAATGATAATACTCTATCTAGCTATCAGAATTTATTCTATCGCCCTTCAGAATTTAATGTTTCTGCAACTCTTGTTTCTTTAGATGCCATTGAAGCCAATGGATTTTTACCTTTATCGATTCGGTTTAACCCCAAGACCTATTATCAGCAAAAACCTTATGTTTCTGGAGCTTATGATGGAGATTATCGAGCCTTTAATTTAGGAGGAGAACAAGCGAGAGCGTTTGATTCAGTTGTCGCTTTTGTTCGTTCTAATAATATTCAATTGGTGTTTGTGAATTTACCTCTCACGGATGATTATTTAGATGGCACTCGCTGGTCGGCTGAAGTTGAATTTCAAGAACAAATGCAACAGTTATCTCAAGAGTATGGTTTTATTTTTATTGATTTATCTGAAAAGGCATTAACTCAATATAATTATTTTGCAGATCCCAGTCATTTAAACCGTTATGGAGCTAGTATCGTTGCCCAAACAATTGTTGCTAACCCGTCTATTCCTTGGCCCCGTGCTAGATCTTAG
- a CDS encoding VIT domain-containing protein: MPQIIKNQPSGLYIQTPNEEPIAFPLKHTNVSAKIAGNLSRVEVTQSFENTFTTTLEAVYIFPLPDEAAVDEMLIQIGDHTIKGNIKKREEAQQIYELAKQQGRTAGLLEQERDNIFTQSLANIKPGEQIDVIICYSDSLKFTGGNYEFVFPMVVGPRYIPGVAIEDPSAPLTQNQDTDLVPNASRLNAPILPEGMRSRHDINVTVEIDAGVPILGINSPSHQLEIDHSGQNARITLAQGDTIPNKDLMLRYQVAGEHTQTTVLTQSDERGGHFAVYLIPAIEYAADQIVPKDVVFLIDTSGSQQGMPLMQCQELMRQFINHLNPDDTFSIIDFANTTQQLSAVPLANTPQNRAQALQYINQLQADGGTELLRGIQAVLNFPVADVGRLRTVVLLTDGYIGNENQVLAEVQQHLKPGNRLHSFGAGSSVNRFLINRIAELGRGISRIIRHDEPVEPVVQEFFSQINNPVLTSIEVSWQGEGEQPVIYPTLVSDLFAEQPLVLFGKKPDSNSGILQIQGSAAGGTAYQQQLNLNFESGGNPAVAQLWGRSRIKALMNQMVQGETKARVEAVTETALTYQLLSQYTAFVAVSDDVRVNPSEALVSVQVPVEMPEAVNYEAIYGYGSALQAPSAPARASRSMMPRMMKAQSPKMNNSLAFSEPTEMNAFFAEAEGVFSEFEPPSPILTALEIVSATGLDEEAIAFLTQHLQSIKIPTGIKGDLVFELKIHKGRVKQVILDEEASTIQDAKIIELIRRSLLTWKPAQPNPITVILTLRIDG; the protein is encoded by the coding sequence ATGCCTCAAATTATTAAAAATCAACCGAGTGGGTTATATATTCAAACCCCTAACGAAGAACCGATCGCCTTTCCCCTTAAACATACGAATGTTAGTGCTAAAATTGCGGGGAATCTGTCACGGGTGGAAGTCACCCAGAGTTTTGAAAATACTTTTACCACAACCTTAGAAGCAGTTTATATTTTTCCGTTACCCGATGAAGCCGCTGTCGATGAAATGTTGATTCAAATTGGCGATCACACCATTAAAGGTAACATTAAAAAACGGGAAGAAGCCCAACAAATTTATGAACTGGCGAAACAACAAGGACGCACCGCCGGACTGTTAGAACAAGAACGGGATAATATTTTTACTCAATCTTTGGCTAATATTAAACCCGGTGAACAAATTGATGTCATTATTTGCTATTCCGATAGCTTGAAATTTACCGGAGGAAATTATGAATTTGTGTTTCCAATGGTGGTTGGCCCCCGTTATATTCCGGGGGTAGCCATTGAAGATCCCAGCGCACCCCTAACCCAAAATCAAGATACGGATTTAGTTCCCAATGCGTCTCGTTTAAATGCGCCGATTTTGCCGGAGGGGATGCGATCGCGCCATGATATTAATGTAACGGTTGAAATTGATGCAGGAGTGCCGATTCTGGGGATTAATTCTCCCTCCCACCAACTGGAGATTGACCATAGTGGACAAAATGCCCGAATTACCTTAGCTCAGGGAGATACCATCCCCAATAAAGACTTGATGTTGCGGTATCAGGTGGCTGGAGAACACACCCAAACAACGGTTTTGACCCAAAGCGATGAACGGGGAGGACATTTCGCAGTTTATTTGATTCCTGCTATTGAGTATGCTGCGGATCAGATTGTTCCGAAAGATGTGGTTTTTCTCATCGATACTTCGGGTTCTCAACAGGGTATGCCACTGATGCAATGTCAGGAATTGATGCGACAGTTTATTAATCACTTGAATCCAGACGACACCTTTAGTATTATTGATTTTGCCAATACCACGCAACAGTTGTCTGCGGTTCCCTTGGCGAACACCCCCCAAAATCGCGCCCAAGCGTTGCAGTATATTAATCAATTACAGGCGGATGGAGGCACGGAACTATTACGGGGAATTCAGGCGGTTTTAAATTTCCCGGTTGCGGATGTGGGACGGTTGCGGACGGTGGTGTTGTTGACTGATGGATATATTGGTAATGAAAATCAAGTGCTGGCGGAGGTACAACAACATCTCAAACCCGGAAACCGCCTGCATAGTTTTGGGGCGGGAAGTTCCGTTAATCGCTTTTTGATTAACCGCATTGCTGAGTTGGGGCGAGGGATTTCTCGGATTATTCGCCATGATGAACCTGTAGAACCCGTTGTGCAAGAGTTTTTTTCTCAGATTAATAACCCGGTTTTAACCAGTATTGAGGTTTCTTGGCAAGGAGAGGGAGAACAACCTGTTATTTATCCCACCCTAGTATCGGATTTGTTTGCAGAACAACCCTTAGTCTTATTTGGCAAGAAACCGGATAGCAATTCTGGCATTTTGCAGATTCAGGGGTCTGCTGCGGGTGGCACTGCTTATCAACAGCAGTTGAACTTGAATTTTGAATCTGGGGGGAATCCAGCTGTTGCTCAATTGTGGGGACGCTCACGAATTAAGGCATTGATGAATCAGATGGTACAAGGGGAAACCAAGGCGCGAGTAGAGGCGGTAACGGAAACGGCTCTCACTTATCAGCTATTATCTCAGTATACCGCGTTTGTGGCAGTGAGTGATGACGTGCGGGTGAATCCAAGTGAAGCGTTGGTGTCGGTGCAAGTCCCTGTGGAAATGCCGGAAGCAGTCAATTATGAGGCGATTTATGGCTATGGTTCTGCGTTACAGGCTCCCTCTGCTCCAGCGAGAGCGAGCCGTTCTATGATGCCTCGAATGATGAAAGCGCAAAGCCCCAAGATGAATAATAGTTTGGCGTTTTCAGAGCCAACAGAGATGAATGCTTTTTTCGCGGAAGCGGAAGGCGTATTTTCAGAATTTGAACCTCCATCTCCTATTTTAACGGCTTTAGAGATAGTGAGCGCGACGGGATTAGATGAAGAAGCGATCGCTTTTTTAACTCAACATTTACAATCAATTAAAATTCCAACGGGAATTAAGGGTGATTTAGTGTTTGAGTTAAAGATTCATAAAGGACGAGTTAAACAGGTGATTTTAGATGAAGAAGCTTCTACCATTCAAGATGCTAAAATCATTGAATTAATTCGGCGATCGCTCTTAACTTGGAAACCCGCTCAACCTAACCCCATAACTGTTATTTTAACGTTGAGAATTGATGGTTAA
- the cobN gene encoding cobaltochelatase subunit CobN yields the protein MHRIAATPGGWNPDTEGVIFIEQTPAPIIFLTAADTDIQTLASLGSKLPANFPSLRVTNLLQLQQQLTIDTYAEKILEKAKIIILRLLGGRSYWSYGLEVLQETVTKTKAQLIILPGDDRPDPDLISHSTVSLSIVNQVWRYLTEGGVDNFTQALLLIANHIFNKNYSVTPPVVIPKVGYYQWNSNLKSKNYIAKVGIIFYRAHYLSGNLDPIDSLCQALVQYNLEPIPIFVSSLRDPDLQTEVLTYFQPQRIQLLINTTSFSIASISEDGNQPPLFTLNLPVLQVIFSGGTLEQWQNNFMGLSPRDIAMNVALPEVDGRIISRVISFKAVEIWNLTLETHVVRYVAVENRVDFVAELVKNWINLKQKPPAKRRIAIILANYPCRDGRLANGVGLDTPASCIKILQALKNAGYSLENYPETGEQLIDQLTSGVTNDPEGWELRSVYQRLSFEDYQQYFATLPLSVQTAIHDRWQHYYNEKQKISQGFAISGIQLNNVFIGIQPSRGYDLDPSLNYHAPDLEPTPDYLAFYYWLRYQFKANAIIHLGKHGNLEWLPGKSVGLSENCYPEIALGALPNFYPFIVNDPGEGTQAKRRSQAVILDHLTPPLTRAELYGSLQQLEGLMDEYYEAQSLDPSRLSLISERIIQLIQQENLEEELGLPKFSKKAINQDKNTIFSELDRYLCELKEAQIRDGLHIFGQCPQGEQFRDLIIAIARHPDAKRLGLTRAIAEDWQLEFDPLTSDYGEIINQTINDKFCRTVGDGVAIIEEYAIKLIEKLPNFQNQGKFIQQELNWIKDNLLPNLLKTSEEITNLLKGLDGQFIPSGASGAPTRGKPDVLPTGRNFYSVDIRAIPTETAWKVGELAASALIERYTQENGEYPRTLGLSVWGTSTMRTGGDDIAEALALLGVKPVWDYPSRRVIDFEILPISILGRPRVDVTLRISGFFRDAFPNLIDLFDQAVIAVSNLDEPEDQNPLAAQVKQETELWVKEGLTTEQANLRSRLRIFGSKPGAYGAGLQGLIESQNWQDDQDLATAYINWSSYAYTSANSGYQQGISASEAFQNRLEKMQIVLHNQDNREHDLLDSDDYYQFQGGMTVAVRTLTGKNPQTYFGDNAIPENPKVKLLKEEIAKVYRSRVINPKWIAGVMRHGYKGAFELSATVDYLFAYDVTASCVEDFMYEGVANTYIFDEKVQQFIQEKNPWALRDMAERLLEAHQRKMWQTASQDMIEQLRAIVHQAEGMIEGKV from the coding sequence ATGCACAGAATTGCAGCTACACCCGGAGGATGGAACCCGGATACAGAAGGGGTTATTTTTATTGAACAAACCCCAGCACCCATTATTTTTTTAACGGCGGCGGATACAGACATTCAAACCTTAGCATCCCTAGGGTCTAAACTTCCAGCCAATTTTCCCAGTTTGCGAGTTACAAATTTATTACAATTACAACAACAATTAACCATTGATACCTATGCAGAAAAAATTTTAGAAAAAGCAAAAATCATTATTTTAAGATTATTAGGAGGACGTTCTTATTGGTCGTATGGGTTAGAAGTATTACAAGAAACTGTTACTAAAACTAAAGCACAATTAATTATTCTTCCGGGTGATGATCGTCCTGACCCGGATTTAATCAGTCATTCAACGGTATCGTTATCGATTGTTAATCAAGTTTGGCGATATTTAACCGAAGGAGGGGTTGATAATTTTACTCAAGCATTATTATTAATTGCTAATCATATTTTTAATAAAAATTATTCTGTTACTCCTCCAGTTGTTATCCCAAAAGTTGGTTATTATCAATGGAATTCTAATTTAAAATCTAAGAATTATATTGCTAAAGTTGGAATTATATTTTATCGCGCTCATTACCTATCTGGTAATTTAGATCCGATTGATTCCCTCTGTCAAGCCTTAGTTCAATATAACTTAGAACCCATTCCGATTTTCGTTTCTTCGCTGCGAGATCCTGATCTTCAAACGGAAGTTTTAACCTATTTTCAACCTCAAAGAATTCAATTACTAATCAATACAACCAGCTTTTCAATTGCTTCAATTTCAGAAGATGGAAATCAACCGCCATTATTTACGTTAAATCTTCCGGTTTTACAAGTAATTTTCAGTGGGGGAACATTAGAACAATGGCAGAATAATTTTATGGGACTTTCCCCTAGAGATATAGCCATGAATGTTGCTTTACCCGAAGTAGATGGACGGATAATTAGTCGAGTGATTTCTTTTAAAGCAGTGGAAATTTGGAACCTGACTTTAGAAACTCATGTGGTTCGATATGTTGCAGTTGAAAATCGGGTTGACTTTGTAGCAGAATTAGTAAAAAATTGGATTAATTTAAAACAGAAACCACCAGCAAAACGACGTATTGCCATTATTTTAGCTAATTATCCTTGTCGAGATGGACGGTTAGCAAATGGGGTGGGTTTGGATACACCAGCCAGTTGTATTAAAATTTTACAAGCATTAAAAAATGCTGGATATTCTTTAGAAAATTATCCTGAAACCGGAGAACAATTAATTGATCAATTAACCTCTGGCGTAACAAATGATCCTGAAGGATGGGAGTTACGGTCTGTTTATCAAAGGTTATCTTTTGAAGACTATCAACAGTATTTTGCAACGTTACCTTTATCGGTTCAAACGGCAATTCATGACCGATGGCAGCATTATTATAACGAAAAACAAAAGATTTCTCAAGGGTTTGCTATTTCAGGAATTCAACTTAATAATGTTTTTATTGGTATCCAACCCTCAAGGGGATATGATCTAGATCCGAGTTTAAATTATCATGCACCGGATTTAGAACCCACACCCGATTATTTAGCGTTTTATTATTGGTTACGATATCAATTTAAAGCCAATGCAATTATTCATTTAGGAAAACATGGAAATTTGGAATGGTTACCCGGTAAAAGTGTAGGATTATCGGAAAATTGTTATCCTGAAATTGCATTAGGTGCGTTGCCAAATTTTTACCCCTTTATTGTTAATGACCCCGGGGAAGGAACCCAAGCAAAACGTCGTTCTCAAGCGGTAATTTTAGACCATTTAACACCGCCGTTAACCCGTGCAGAATTATATGGATCATTACAACAATTAGAAGGGTTAATGGATGAATATTATGAAGCCCAAAGTTTAGATCCGTCTCGCTTATCGTTGATTTCAGAAAGAATTATTCAATTAATTCAACAGGAAAATTTAGAAGAAGAATTAGGTTTACCTAAATTTAGTAAAAAAGCGATTAATCAAGATAAAAATACTATTTTTAGTGAATTAGATCGATATTTATGTGAATTAAAAGAAGCACAGATTCGAGATGGATTACATATTTTTGGGCAATGTCCCCAAGGTGAACAATTCAGGGATTTAATCATAGCGATCGCTCGTCATCCTGATGCTAAACGATTAGGATTAACTCGCGCCATTGCAGAAGATTGGCAGTTAGAATTTGATCCGTTAACCTCAGATTATGGGGAAATTATTAATCAAACCATCAATGATAAATTCTGCCGAACTGTTGGGGATGGAGTAGCTATAATTGAAGAATATGCGATTAAATTAATTGAAAAATTACCAAATTTTCAGAATCAAGGAAAATTTATTCAACAGGAATTAAACTGGATTAAGGACAACTTATTACCGAATTTATTAAAAACTTCTGAAGAAATTACCAATTTATTAAAAGGTTTAGACGGTCAATTTATCCCCAGTGGTGCATCCGGTGCTCCTACAAGGGGAAAACCTGATGTTTTACCGACAGGACGCAATTTTTATTCCGTTGATATTCGAGCAATTCCAACAGAAACCGCTTGGAAAGTTGGGGAATTAGCAGCATCTGCATTAATTGAACGTTATACTCAAGAAAATGGAGAATATCCGCGTACATTAGGGTTATCCGTTTGGGGAACTTCAACCATGCGAACGGGGGGGGATGATATCGCCGAAGCCTTAGCATTATTAGGTGTAAAACCTGTGTGGGATTATCCTTCGCGGCGAGTAATTGATTTTGAAATATTACCCATTTCAATTTTAGGTCGTCCCCGTGTCGATGTCACCTTAAGAATTTCCGGGTTTTTTAGAGATGCGTTTCCTAATTTAATTGATTTATTTGATCAAGCTGTCATTGCTGTTTCTAATTTAGATGAACCGGAAGATCAAAACCCTTTGGCGGCACAAGTGAAACAAGAAACAGAATTATGGGTAAAAGAAGGGTTAACAACTGAACAAGCAAATTTGCGATCGCGCTTGAGAATTTTTGGATCTAAACCCGGTGCTTATGGAGCAGGTTTACAAGGGTTAATTGAGTCGCAAAATTGGCAAGATGATCAAGATTTAGCAACGGCTTATATTAACTGGAGTAGTTACGCTTATACGAGTGCCAATTCTGGGTATCAACAGGGAATTTCTGCTTCTGAAGCCTTTCAAAATAGGTTAGAAAAGATGCAAATTGTTCTGCATAATCAAGATAACCGAGAACATGATTTATTAGACTCCGATGATTATTATCAATTTCAAGGGGGAATGACCGTTGCAGTTAGAACATTGACGGGGAAAAATCCTCAAACTTATTTTGGGGATAATGCGATTCCTGAAAACCCAAAAGTGAAGCTTTTAAAAGAAGAAATTGCTAAAGTTTATCGTTCCCGTGTGATTAATCCTAAATGGATCGCTGGCGTGATGCGACATGGCTATAAAGGAGCATTTGAACTATCAGCAACCGTTGATTATTTATTCGCTTATGATGTTACCGCCAGTTGTGTTGAAGATTTTATGTATGAAGGGGTAGCGAATACTTACATTTTTGATGAGAAAGTGCAACAATTTATTCAAGAAAAAAATCCTTGGGCATTACGCGATATGGCAGAACGATTATTAGAAGCCCATCAACGAAAAATGTGGCAAACAGCAAGTCAAGATATGATCGAACAGTTAAGAGCAATTGTTCATCAAGCAGAGGGAATGATTGAAGGGAAGGTTTAA
- a CDS encoding cupin domain-containing protein, whose translation MPDFIEQPSRITAAGNKPKLIDEYIGRVNSKTDAVSIAYMNSPGGWIEPGQRPEFDEFTVVLKGVLRVEYEGGQRDILAGQAVITYKGEWVRYSTPTEDGAEYVAVCIPAFSPNIVHRDQDIN comes from the coding sequence ATGCCTGATTTTATTGAACAACCCAGTCGAATTACAGCAGCAGGAAATAAACCAAAATTAATTGATGAATATATCGGACGAGTGAATAGTAAAACCGACGCAGTTAGTATCGCTTATATGAACTCTCCGGGGGGATGGATTGAACCGGGACAGCGACCAGAATTTGATGAATTTACAGTTGTTTTAAAGGGAGTATTACGGGTAGAATATGAAGGCGGTCAACGGGATATTTTAGCAGGACAAGCGGTGATTACTTACAAAGGAGAATGGGTACGTTATAGTACACCAACGGAAGATGGTGCGGAATATGTGGCGGTTTGTATTCCGGCTTTTTCTCCTAATATTGTTCATCGGGATCAGGACATTAATTGA
- a CDS encoding NAD(+) kinase, with amino-acid sequence MEIKQVIIAHKARDPLSQRWAEQYAKYLEKQGCHVLMGPSGAKDNPYPVFLASSNIPIDLAIVLGGDGTALAAARHLAPEGIPILAANIGGHLGFLTEYFEDVENTEAVIDRLFQDRYAVQSRVMLQATVYEGNRTNLEPVSDRFLALNEMCIKPASAYRMPTSFLEMEVDGEVVDQYQGDGLIVGTPSGSTCYNTSAGGPILHPGMAAITVTPICPLSLSSRPIVLPPGSVVSVWPLADPEHDTKLWMDGVLATSVWPGQRVDVSMANCEAKFIILRENYSFYQTLREKLQWAGARIRHINNHRN; translated from the coding sequence GTGGAAATTAAACAGGTTATTATCGCGCATAAAGCTAGAGATCCGTTAAGCCAACGCTGGGCGGAACAATATGCTAAATATTTAGAAAAGCAGGGATGTCATGTATTAATGGGGCCAAGTGGTGCTAAAGATAACCCCTATCCGGTTTTTCTCGCTTCTAGTAACATTCCCATCGATTTAGCCATTGTATTAGGTGGAGATGGAACAGCCTTAGCCGCCGCTCGACATTTAGCCCCGGAAGGAATTCCAATTTTAGCCGCTAATATAGGGGGACATTTAGGATTTTTAACCGAGTATTTTGAAGATGTTGAAAATACAGAAGCCGTGATTGATAGATTGTTTCAAGATCGTTATGCTGTGCAAAGTCGGGTGATGTTACAAGCGACTGTTTATGAAGGAAATCGCACGAATTTAGAACCCGTTAGTGATCGCTTTTTAGCTTTAAATGAAATGTGTATAAAACCAGCTTCTGCTTATCGAATGCCTACATCATTTTTAGAAATGGAAGTGGATGGAGAAGTTGTTGATCAATATCAAGGGGATGGTTTAATTGTGGGCACACCAAGCGGTTCCACTTGTTATAATACATCCGCCGGAGGGCCGATTTTACACCCTGGAATGGCAGCTATTACGGTTACTCCCATTTGCCCCTTAAGTTTATCCAGCCGTCCCATCGTTTTACCTCCCGGTTCAGTTGTTAGTGTTTGGCCGTTAGCTGACCCGGAACATGATACTAAACTCTGGATGGATGGGGTATTAGCAACGTCGGTTTGGCCCGGTCAACGGGTGGATGTTTCCATGGCAAATTGTGAGGCAAAATTTATTATTCTGCGTGAGAATTATTCGTTTTATCAAACTTTAAGAGAAAAATTACAATGGGCTGGGGCAAGAATTCGCCATATTAATAATCATCGGAATTGA